A part of Desulfobacter sp. genomic DNA contains:
- the clpS gene encoding ATP-dependent Clp protease adapter ClpS: MTSTDSKTRPDISSKSKEGQPPMYKVLLHNDDYTTMEFVVDILVTVFGKSLEKATQIMLNVHNRGKAVCGIYPREIAETKVETVHSLAAGKGFPLKSTMEKE; encoded by the coding sequence ATGACATCAACGGATTCCAAAACCAGACCGGACATATCTTCAAAATCCAAGGAAGGCCAGCCCCCCATGTACAAGGTGCTGCTTCACAACGATGACTATACCACCATGGAATTTGTGGTGGATATTCTGGTCACTGTATTCGGAAAATCCCTTGAAAAAGCCACTCAAATAATGCTTAATGTACATAATAGGGGAAAGGCGGTTTGTGGCATTTACCCCCGGGAAATTGCGGAAACCAAAGTCGAAACCGTCCATAGTCTGGCCGCAGGAAAAGGGTTCCCTCTGAAAAGTACAATGGAAAAGGAGTAA